The following coding sequences are from one Macaca mulatta isolate MMU2019108-1 chromosome 7, T2T-MMU8v2.0, whole genome shotgun sequence window:
- the PARP6 gene encoding protein mono-ADP-ribosyltransferase PARP6 isoform X2 translates to MDIKGQFWNDDDSEGDNESEEFLYGVQGSCAADLYRHPQLDADIEAVKEIYSENSVSIREYGTIDDVDIDLHINISFLDEEVSTAWKVLRTEPIVLRLRFSLSQYLDGPEPSIEVFQPSNKEGFGLGLQLKKILGMFTSQQWKHLSNDFLKTQQEKRHSWFKASGTIKKFRAGLSIFSPIPKSPSFPIIQDSMLKGKLGVPELRVGRLMNRSISCTMKNPKVEVFGYPPSPQAGLLCPQHVGLPPPARTSPLVSGHCKNIPTLEYGFLVQIMKYAEQRIPTLNEYCVVCDEQHVFQNGSMLKPAVCTRELCVFSFYTLGVMSGAAEEVATGAEVVDLLVAMCRAALESPRKSIIFEPYPSVVDPTDPKTLAFNPKKKNYERLQKALDSVMSIREMTQGSYLEIKKQMDKLDPLAHPLLQWIISSNRSHIVKLPLSRLKFMHTSHQFLLLSSPPAKEARFRTAKKLYGSTFAFHGSHIENWHSILRNGLVNASYTKLQLHGAAYGKGIYLSPISSISFGYSGMGKGQHRMPSKDELVQRYNRMNTIPQTRSIQSRFLQSRNLNCIALCEVITSKDLQKHGNIWVCPVSDHVCTRFFFVYEDGQVGDANINTQDPKIQKEIMRVIGTQVYTN, encoded by the exons ATG GACATCAAAGGCCAGTTCTGGAATGATGACGACTCGGAGGGAGATAATGAATCAGAGGAATTTCTCTATGGAGTTCAG GGGAGCTGTGCAGCTGACCTGTATCGACACCCACAGCTTGATGCAGACATTGAAGCCGTGAAGGAGATCTACAGTGAGAACTCTGTATCCATCAG AGAATATGGAACTATCGATGACGTGGACATTGACCTCCACATCAACATCAGCTTCCTCGAT GAGGAAGTCTCTACAGCCTGGAAGGTCCTCCGGACAGAACCTATTGTGTTGAGGCTGCGATTTTCTCTCTCCCAGTACCTAGATGGACCAG AACCATCAATTGAGGTTTTCCAGCCATCAAATAAGGAAGGATTTGGGCTGGGTCTTCAGTTGAAAAA GATCCTGGGTATGTTTACATCTCAACAATGGAAACATCTGAGCAACGATTTCTTGAAGACCCAGCAGGAGAAGAGGCACAGTTGGTTCAAGGCAAGTGGTACTATCAAGAAGTTCCGAGCTGGCCTCAGCATCTTTTCACCCATCCCCAA gtCTCCCAGTTTCCCTATCATACAGGACTCCATGCTGAAAGGCAAACTAGGTGTACCAGAGCTTCGGGTTGGGCGTCTCATGAACCGTTCCATCTCCTGTACCATGAAGAACCCCAAAGTGGAGGTGTTTGGCTACCCTCCCAGCCCCCAGGCAGGTCTCCTGTGCCCTCAGCACGTGggcctccctcccccagcacGGACCTCTCCTTTG GTCAGTGGTCACTGCAAGAACATTCCCACTCTGGAGTATGGATTCCTCGTTCAG ATCATGAAGTATGCAGAGCAGAGGATTCCAACATTGAATGAGTACTGTGTAGTGTGTGATGAGCAGCATGTCTTCCAAAATGGATCTATGCTGAAG CCAGCTGTCTGTACTCGTGAACTATGTGTCTTCTCCTTCTACACACTGGGCGTCATGTCCGGAGCTGCAGAGGAGGTGGCCACTGGAGCAGAG GTGGTGGATCTGCTGGTGGCCATGTGTAGGGCAGCTTTAGAGTCCCCTAGAAAGAGCATCATCTTTGAGCCTTATCCCTCTGTGGTGGACCCCACTGATCCCAAGACTCTGGCCTTTAACCCTAAG AAGAAGAATTATGAGCGGCTTCAGAAAGCTCTGGATAGTGTGATGTCCATTCGGGAGATGACCCAG GGCTCATATTTGGAAATCAAGAAACAGATGGACAAGTTGGATCCCCTGGCCCATCCTCTCCTGCAGTG GATCATCTCTAGCAACAGGTCACACATTGTCAAACTACCTCTCAGCAGG CTGAAGTTCATGCACACCTCACACCAGTTCCTCCTGCTGAGCAGCCCTCCTGCCAAGGAGGCTCGGTTCCGGACCGCCAAGAAGCTCTATGGCAGCACCTTTGCCTTCCA TGGGTCCCACATTGAAAACTGGCATTCGATCCTGCGCAATGGGCTGGTCAATGCATCCTACACCAAACTGCAG CTGCATGGAGCAGCCTATGGCAAAGGCATCTACCTGAGCCCCATCTCCAGTATTTCCTTTGGATACTCAG GAATGGGAAAAGGACAGCACAGGATGCCCTCCAAGGATGAGCTGGTCCAGAGATATAACAGGATGAATACCATCCCCCAG ACCCGATCCATTCAGTCAAGGTTCCTGCAGAGTCGGAATCTAAACTGTATAGCACTTTGTGAAG TGATTACATCTAAGGACCTCCAGAAGCATGGGAACATCTGGGTGTGCCCTGTATCCGACCATGTCTGCACAAGGTTCTTCTTTGT
- the PARP6 gene encoding protein mono-ADP-ribosyltransferase PARP6 isoform X4, whose amino-acid sequence MDIKGQFWNDDDSEGDNESEEFLYGVQGSCAADLYRHPQLDADIEAVKEIYSENSVSIREYGTIDDVDIDLHINISFLDEEVSTAWKVLRTEPIVLRLRFSLSQYLDGPEPSIEVFQPSNKEGFGLGLQLKKILGMFTSQQWKHLSNDFLKTQQEKRHSWFKASGTIKKFRAGLSIFSPIPKSPSFPIIQDSMLKGKLGVPELRVGRLMNRSISCTMKNPKVEVFGYPPSPQVSGHCKNIPTLEYGFLVQIMKYAEQRIPTLNEYCVVCDEQHVFQNGSMLKPAVCTRELCVFSFYTLGVMSGAAEEVATGAEVVDLLVAMCRAALESPRKSIIFEPYPSVVDPTDPKTLAFNPKKKNYERLQKALDSVMSIREMTQGSYLEIKKQMDKLDPLAHPLLQWIISSNRSHIVKLPLSRLKFMHTSHQFLLLSSPPAKEARFRTAKKLYGSTFAFHGSHIENWHSILRNGLVNASYTKLQLHGAAYGKGIYLSPISSISFGYSGMGKGQHRMPSKDELVQRYNRMNTIPQTRSIQSRFLQSRNLNCIALCEVITSKDLQKHGNIWVCPVSDHVCTRFFFVYEDGQVGDANINTQDPKIQKEIMRVIGTQVYTN is encoded by the exons ATG GACATCAAAGGCCAGTTCTGGAATGATGACGACTCGGAGGGAGATAATGAATCAGAGGAATTTCTCTATGGAGTTCAG GGGAGCTGTGCAGCTGACCTGTATCGACACCCACAGCTTGATGCAGACATTGAAGCCGTGAAGGAGATCTACAGTGAGAACTCTGTATCCATCAG AGAATATGGAACTATCGATGACGTGGACATTGACCTCCACATCAACATCAGCTTCCTCGAT GAGGAAGTCTCTACAGCCTGGAAGGTCCTCCGGACAGAACCTATTGTGTTGAGGCTGCGATTTTCTCTCTCCCAGTACCTAGATGGACCAG AACCATCAATTGAGGTTTTCCAGCCATCAAATAAGGAAGGATTTGGGCTGGGTCTTCAGTTGAAAAA GATCCTGGGTATGTTTACATCTCAACAATGGAAACATCTGAGCAACGATTTCTTGAAGACCCAGCAGGAGAAGAGGCACAGTTGGTTCAAGGCAAGTGGTACTATCAAGAAGTTCCGAGCTGGCCTCAGCATCTTTTCACCCATCCCCAA gtCTCCCAGTTTCCCTATCATACAGGACTCCATGCTGAAAGGCAAACTAGGTGTACCAGAGCTTCGGGTTGGGCGTCTCATGAACCGTTCCATCTCCTGTACCATGAAGAACCCCAAAGTGGAGGTGTTTGGCTACCCTCCCAGCCCCCAG GTCAGTGGTCACTGCAAGAACATTCCCACTCTGGAGTATGGATTCCTCGTTCAG ATCATGAAGTATGCAGAGCAGAGGATTCCAACATTGAATGAGTACTGTGTAGTGTGTGATGAGCAGCATGTCTTCCAAAATGGATCTATGCTGAAG CCAGCTGTCTGTACTCGTGAACTATGTGTCTTCTCCTTCTACACACTGGGCGTCATGTCCGGAGCTGCAGAGGAGGTGGCCACTGGAGCAGAG GTGGTGGATCTGCTGGTGGCCATGTGTAGGGCAGCTTTAGAGTCCCCTAGAAAGAGCATCATCTTTGAGCCTTATCCCTCTGTGGTGGACCCCACTGATCCCAAGACTCTGGCCTTTAACCCTAAG AAGAAGAATTATGAGCGGCTTCAGAAAGCTCTGGATAGTGTGATGTCCATTCGGGAGATGACCCAG GGCTCATATTTGGAAATCAAGAAACAGATGGACAAGTTGGATCCCCTGGCCCATCCTCTCCTGCAGTG GATCATCTCTAGCAACAGGTCACACATTGTCAAACTACCTCTCAGCAGG CTGAAGTTCATGCACACCTCACACCAGTTCCTCCTGCTGAGCAGCCCTCCTGCCAAGGAGGCTCGGTTCCGGACCGCCAAGAAGCTCTATGGCAGCACCTTTGCCTTCCA TGGGTCCCACATTGAAAACTGGCATTCGATCCTGCGCAATGGGCTGGTCAATGCATCCTACACCAAACTGCAG CTGCATGGAGCAGCCTATGGCAAAGGCATCTACCTGAGCCCCATCTCCAGTATTTCCTTTGGATACTCAG GAATGGGAAAAGGACAGCACAGGATGCCCTCCAAGGATGAGCTGGTCCAGAGATATAACAGGATGAATACCATCCCCCAG ACCCGATCCATTCAGTCAAGGTTCCTGCAGAGTCGGAATCTAAACTGTATAGCACTTTGTGAAG TGATTACATCTAAGGACCTCCAGAAGCATGGGAACATCTGGGTGTGCCCTGTATCCGACCATGTCTGCACAAGGTTCTTCTTTGT
- the PARP6 gene encoding protein mono-ADP-ribosyltransferase PARP6 isoform X3, producing MDIKGQFWNDDDSEGDNESEEFLYGVQGSCAADLYRHPQLDADIEAVKEIYSENSVSIREYGTIDDVDIDLHINISFLDEEVSTAWKVLRTEPIVLRLRFSLSQYLDGPEPSIEVFQPSNKEGFGLGLQLKKILGMFTSQQWKHLSNDFLKTQQEKRHSWFKASGTIKKFRAGLSIFSPIPKSPSFPIIQDSMLKGKLGVPELRVGRLMNRSISCTMKNPKVEVFGYPPSPQVSGHCKNIPTLEYGFLVQIMKYAEQRIPTLNEYCVVCDEQHVFQNGSMLKPAVCTRELCVFSFYTLGVMSGAAEEVATGAEVVDLLVAMCRAALESPRKSIIFEPYPSVVDPTDPKTLAFNPKKKNYERLQKALDSVMSIREMTQGSYLEIKKQMDKLDPLAHPLLQWIISSNRSHIVKLPLSRQLKFMHTSHQFLLLSSPPAKEARFRTAKKLYGSTFAFHGSHIENWHSILRNGLVNASYTKLQLHGAAYGKGIYLSPISSISFGYSGMGKGQHRMPSKDELVQRYNRMNTIPQTRSIQSRFLQSRNLNCIALCEVITSKDLQKHGNIWVCPVSDHVCTRFFFVYEDGQVGDANINTQDPKIQKEIMRVIGTQVYTN from the exons ATG GACATCAAAGGCCAGTTCTGGAATGATGACGACTCGGAGGGAGATAATGAATCAGAGGAATTTCTCTATGGAGTTCAG GGGAGCTGTGCAGCTGACCTGTATCGACACCCACAGCTTGATGCAGACATTGAAGCCGTGAAGGAGATCTACAGTGAGAACTCTGTATCCATCAG AGAATATGGAACTATCGATGACGTGGACATTGACCTCCACATCAACATCAGCTTCCTCGAT GAGGAAGTCTCTACAGCCTGGAAGGTCCTCCGGACAGAACCTATTGTGTTGAGGCTGCGATTTTCTCTCTCCCAGTACCTAGATGGACCAG AACCATCAATTGAGGTTTTCCAGCCATCAAATAAGGAAGGATTTGGGCTGGGTCTTCAGTTGAAAAA GATCCTGGGTATGTTTACATCTCAACAATGGAAACATCTGAGCAACGATTTCTTGAAGACCCAGCAGGAGAAGAGGCACAGTTGGTTCAAGGCAAGTGGTACTATCAAGAAGTTCCGAGCTGGCCTCAGCATCTTTTCACCCATCCCCAA gtCTCCCAGTTTCCCTATCATACAGGACTCCATGCTGAAAGGCAAACTAGGTGTACCAGAGCTTCGGGTTGGGCGTCTCATGAACCGTTCCATCTCCTGTACCATGAAGAACCCCAAAGTGGAGGTGTTTGGCTACCCTCCCAGCCCCCAG GTCAGTGGTCACTGCAAGAACATTCCCACTCTGGAGTATGGATTCCTCGTTCAG ATCATGAAGTATGCAGAGCAGAGGATTCCAACATTGAATGAGTACTGTGTAGTGTGTGATGAGCAGCATGTCTTCCAAAATGGATCTATGCTGAAG CCAGCTGTCTGTACTCGTGAACTATGTGTCTTCTCCTTCTACACACTGGGCGTCATGTCCGGAGCTGCAGAGGAGGTGGCCACTGGAGCAGAG GTGGTGGATCTGCTGGTGGCCATGTGTAGGGCAGCTTTAGAGTCCCCTAGAAAGAGCATCATCTTTGAGCCTTATCCCTCTGTGGTGGACCCCACTGATCCCAAGACTCTGGCCTTTAACCCTAAG AAGAAGAATTATGAGCGGCTTCAGAAAGCTCTGGATAGTGTGATGTCCATTCGGGAGATGACCCAG GGCTCATATTTGGAAATCAAGAAACAGATGGACAAGTTGGATCCCCTGGCCCATCCTCTCCTGCAGTG GATCATCTCTAGCAACAGGTCACACATTGTCAAACTACCTCTCAGCAGG CAGCTGAAGTTCATGCACACCTCACACCAGTTCCTCCTGCTGAGCAGCCCTCCTGCCAAGGAGGCTCGGTTCCGGACCGCCAAGAAGCTCTATGGCAGCACCTTTGCCTTCCA TGGGTCCCACATTGAAAACTGGCATTCGATCCTGCGCAATGGGCTGGTCAATGCATCCTACACCAAACTGCAG CTGCATGGAGCAGCCTATGGCAAAGGCATCTACCTGAGCCCCATCTCCAGTATTTCCTTTGGATACTCAG GAATGGGAAAAGGACAGCACAGGATGCCCTCCAAGGATGAGCTGGTCCAGAGATATAACAGGATGAATACCATCCCCCAG ACCCGATCCATTCAGTCAAGGTTCCTGCAGAGTCGGAATCTAAACTGTATAGCACTTTGTGAAG TGATTACATCTAAGGACCTCCAGAAGCATGGGAACATCTGGGTGTGCCCTGTATCCGACCATGTCTGCACAAGGTTCTTCTTTGT
- the PARP6 gene encoding protein mono-ADP-ribosyltransferase PARP6 isoform X1 — MDIKGQFWNDDDSEGDNESEEFLYGVQGSCAADLYRHPQLDADIEAVKEIYSENSVSIREYGTIDDVDIDLHINISFLDEEVSTAWKVLRTEPIVLRLRFSLSQYLDGPEPSIEVFQPSNKEGFGLGLQLKKILGMFTSQQWKHLSNDFLKTQQEKRHSWFKASGTIKKFRAGLSIFSPIPKSPSFPIIQDSMLKGKLGVPELRVGRLMNRSISCTMKNPKVEVFGYPPSPQAGLLCPQHVGLPPPARTSPLVSGHCKNIPTLEYGFLVQIMKYAEQRIPTLNEYCVVCDEQHVFQNGSMLKPAVCTRELCVFSFYTLGVMSGAAEEVATGAEVVDLLVAMCRAALESPRKSIIFEPYPSVVDPTDPKTLAFNPKKKNYERLQKALDSVMSIREMTQGSYLEIKKQMDKLDPLAHPLLQWIISSNRSHIVKLPLSRQLKFMHTSHQFLLLSSPPAKEARFRTAKKLYGSTFAFHGSHIENWHSILRNGLVNASYTKLQLHGAAYGKGIYLSPISSISFGYSGMGKGQHRMPSKDELVQRYNRMNTIPQTRSIQSRFLQSRNLNCIALCEVITSKDLQKHGNIWVCPVSDHVCTRFFFVYEDGQVGDANINTQDPKIQKEIMRVIGTQVYTN, encoded by the exons ATG GACATCAAAGGCCAGTTCTGGAATGATGACGACTCGGAGGGAGATAATGAATCAGAGGAATTTCTCTATGGAGTTCAG GGGAGCTGTGCAGCTGACCTGTATCGACACCCACAGCTTGATGCAGACATTGAAGCCGTGAAGGAGATCTACAGTGAGAACTCTGTATCCATCAG AGAATATGGAACTATCGATGACGTGGACATTGACCTCCACATCAACATCAGCTTCCTCGAT GAGGAAGTCTCTACAGCCTGGAAGGTCCTCCGGACAGAACCTATTGTGTTGAGGCTGCGATTTTCTCTCTCCCAGTACCTAGATGGACCAG AACCATCAATTGAGGTTTTCCAGCCATCAAATAAGGAAGGATTTGGGCTGGGTCTTCAGTTGAAAAA GATCCTGGGTATGTTTACATCTCAACAATGGAAACATCTGAGCAACGATTTCTTGAAGACCCAGCAGGAGAAGAGGCACAGTTGGTTCAAGGCAAGTGGTACTATCAAGAAGTTCCGAGCTGGCCTCAGCATCTTTTCACCCATCCCCAA gtCTCCCAGTTTCCCTATCATACAGGACTCCATGCTGAAAGGCAAACTAGGTGTACCAGAGCTTCGGGTTGGGCGTCTCATGAACCGTTCCATCTCCTGTACCATGAAGAACCCCAAAGTGGAGGTGTTTGGCTACCCTCCCAGCCCCCAGGCAGGTCTCCTGTGCCCTCAGCACGTGggcctccctcccccagcacGGACCTCTCCTTTG GTCAGTGGTCACTGCAAGAACATTCCCACTCTGGAGTATGGATTCCTCGTTCAG ATCATGAAGTATGCAGAGCAGAGGATTCCAACATTGAATGAGTACTGTGTAGTGTGTGATGAGCAGCATGTCTTCCAAAATGGATCTATGCTGAAG CCAGCTGTCTGTACTCGTGAACTATGTGTCTTCTCCTTCTACACACTGGGCGTCATGTCCGGAGCTGCAGAGGAGGTGGCCACTGGAGCAGAG GTGGTGGATCTGCTGGTGGCCATGTGTAGGGCAGCTTTAGAGTCCCCTAGAAAGAGCATCATCTTTGAGCCTTATCCCTCTGTGGTGGACCCCACTGATCCCAAGACTCTGGCCTTTAACCCTAAG AAGAAGAATTATGAGCGGCTTCAGAAAGCTCTGGATAGTGTGATGTCCATTCGGGAGATGACCCAG GGCTCATATTTGGAAATCAAGAAACAGATGGACAAGTTGGATCCCCTGGCCCATCCTCTCCTGCAGTG GATCATCTCTAGCAACAGGTCACACATTGTCAAACTACCTCTCAGCAGG CAGCTGAAGTTCATGCACACCTCACACCAGTTCCTCCTGCTGAGCAGCCCTCCTGCCAAGGAGGCTCGGTTCCGGACCGCCAAGAAGCTCTATGGCAGCACCTTTGCCTTCCA TGGGTCCCACATTGAAAACTGGCATTCGATCCTGCGCAATGGGCTGGTCAATGCATCCTACACCAAACTGCAG CTGCATGGAGCAGCCTATGGCAAAGGCATCTACCTGAGCCCCATCTCCAGTATTTCCTTTGGATACTCAG GAATGGGAAAAGGACAGCACAGGATGCCCTCCAAGGATGAGCTGGTCCAGAGATATAACAGGATGAATACCATCCCCCAG ACCCGATCCATTCAGTCAAGGTTCCTGCAGAGTCGGAATCTAAACTGTATAGCACTTTGTGAAG TGATTACATCTAAGGACCTCCAGAAGCATGGGAACATCTGGGTGTGCCCTGTATCCGACCATGTCTGCACAAGGTTCTTCTTTGT